Below is a genomic region from Mesorhizobium sp. NZP2298.
GACTTTTCCGGCATCGTCGCTGGCTGGCGCTGCCTTTGTCGCAGCTTGTCAGAAGAACAAGCTGAGCCAGCAGTCGCAAGAGCAAGTGAGTGCCGCTTGCCAATGCCAGTTCAACCGATTTCAGACGCTCGGTTTCACACAGGCCGACCTTGATGCCTATACGGCCTCGATGGTTGGCCAGGATTTCAAGTACCCCACGGGCGACAAGGAGAATGCCTGGCTCACCCTCACGAGAGATGCCCAGGACATCGCCACGGGCTGCGATGTCGCGAGCGGCAAGAGCCAATGGCCGCCGGCCTATTTCAACCATGGCGACCAGCCGCAGCGGAAGCTGAACTTCAACGGCTTTCTCGACGCCTGCCCGGCTCAGGATTTCATCCTGACCAATCACAAGACCGGCTCGCCCGATCGTGCGCTCAGTCTCTGCGGCTGCCTTGCCCGCGAGATCCCGACCCATGGCGTCAGCCAGGAAGGGCTCGACCTCCTGGCGCAATATTATCGCGACGAGATATCGGATTCCGATCTCGAAGCGCAGGACGCCGATCTTCTGACGGCGCACGACAAGGCGTCGGAAGCCTGCCTCAGCCAGTTTCCGGCGAAGTAGGTTGCCTTAACATGACATCTGACCGCCGGAACCGATGACCGCAATGAAATTCGCCTTTCTGGAAGAGCCGCCATTTTGCTTTACCGACGGATCGTCCGAGGTTTCGGGCTGTGACGTCGAGCTTGCGCAAAGGGTCAGCGGCATGCTGGGTCTCAGGGATTTTACGGCGATCGGAACTGAATTCGCCGAATTGTTGCCAGGACTGGTGAACGGCCGCTGGACCATGACGACCGGGCTGTTCGTCTCCGATGAGCGCAGGCAGATTGTCGACTTCACCCGGCCGATCTGGTCTTTGCAGGATGGGTTGCTGGTCATGCAAGGCAATCCGTGCGGCTTCGACGGCTATCAATCGATTGCGAAAAATCCCACCGCCTTGATCGGCGTCATCACCGATCAGGTCCAGCATCTCACGGCGTTGCGGAATGGCGTCTCGCCCAACCAGATCAGGCCGTTTGCGACACAGGCGGATGCAGCACGGGCTGTTGCCGACGGCGTGGTGCATGCCTATGCCAGCGTTGCCATGGCGCACCGAGGTTATCTGGCGCGGCGACCCGAAATGCCGCTTGGACTTGTCGAGATTGCCGCGGCCGAAAAACAGCCATCGGCCGGTGCATTCGCGATCGCCAAGGAGAATGCTGGCCTGCTCCAACGCATCGATGATTGCCTCGATGAACTGCTCGGCGGCGACTGGCACCGGCGGATGATGGCCCGATACGAATTTTCAGACAGCGACATCGATCGCGTCGTCTGACCCGGAATGATCACAGCTTGATCACATACTCCTTGCGGGTCGTTTCAAGCACTTCCCAGCTGCCCTTGAAGCCCGGCCTCAGCACGAAACTGTCGCCGGACTTGACGGTGCGCGCTTCGCCACCGTCTTCCGCGATCACCGAAACGCCGGACAAGATGTGGCAGAACTCCCATTCGTTATAGACGATGCGCCATTTGCCCCGGGTCGACTCCCAGATGCCGGCATAGAGGCCATCGTCACGCTCCTCGACATTCCAGGTGCGGAATTTCGGATCGCCCGAGATCAGCCGATCCGGCGCCGGCGCGCCAGATTCGGGTTCGACGCCGTCAATAGATATTGTCAGGTAATGCGCGGACAGAATTTGCCTCCATGAAAGAGCCGGCGTATGCCGGCTCACCCCAACCCAGGCGCTGCGCGCCGCCCCTCCCCACAAGGGGGAGGGTAAAAGAATCAAACCTTGGCGAGCGCCTGTTCAAGGTCGGCGACGATGTCGGTGACGTCCTCGATGCCGATGGAAAGCCGCACCGTGTCCGGGCCGGCGCCGGCCTTGACCTTCTGCTCGTCGGAAAGCTGGCGGTGCGTGGTCGAAGCCGGATGGATGACCAGCGACTTGGTGTCGCCGACGTTGGCCAGATGCGAGAACAGCTCGAGCGCCTCGACGAATTTGACGCCGGCCTCATAACCGCCCTTGAGGCCGAAGGTGAACACGGCGCCTGCGCCAAGCGGCGAGTATTTCTTCTGCAGCGCATTGTTCTTGTCGCTGGGCAGGCCGGGATAGTTCACCCAAGCGACCTTGGGGTGGTTGGACAGCCAGCCCGCGACCGTGACGGCATTGTCGCAGTGGCGCTGCATGCGTAGCGGCAAGGTTTCGAGGCCGGTCAGGATGAGGAAGGCGTTGAAAGGCGAGATCGCCGGGCCGAGGTCGCGCAGGCCGAGCACGCGCGCGGCTATGGCGAAAGCGAAATTGCCGAAGGTCTCGTGCAGGACGAGGCCGCCATATTCGGGGCGCGGTTCCGACAGCATCGGGTACTTGCCCGACTTCGACCAGTCGAAGGTGCCGCCGTCGACAATGACGCCGCCGATCGAATTGCCATGGCCGCCGATGAACTTGGTCAGCGAGTGGACGACGACGTCCGCGCCATGCTCGATCGGCCGGATCAAATAGGGCGAGGCCAGCGTGTTGTCGACGATCAGCGGCAGGCCGTGCTTGCGGGCGATGTCGCCGATCTTCTCGATATCGACGAAGGTGCCGCCCGGATTGGCAAGGCTCTCGATGAAGATCGCCTTGGTCCTGTTGTCGATCTGGCTTTCGAAGGTCGAGATGTCGTTGGTGTCGGCCCAGCGCACTTCCCAGCCATAATTCTTGAAGGCGTGACCGAACTGGTTGATCGAACCGCCATAAAGCTTGTTCGCGGCGACGAAATTGTCGCCCGGCTGCATCAGATTGTGGAACACGATCACCTGCGCGGCGTGACCGGACGCGACCGCAAGGGCAGCCGTGCCGCCTTCGAGTGCGGCGACGCGCTCTTCGAGCACCGCCTGCGTCGGGTTCATGATGCGGGTGTAGATGTTGCCGAACGCCTTCAGGCCGAACAGCGAGGCGGCGTGGTCGGCGTCATCGAAGACGAAGGAGGTCGTCTGGTAGATCGGCGTGGCGCGCGCGCCGGTGGCCGGATCGGGCTTGGCGCCGGCATGGACGGCGAGCGTGTTGAAACCGGGCGTACGGGTCACTTAAACCTCCCTTTGAACTTCTCGAATTGGCCGCGCATTCTTGGCGAAGGCCGCGCATGAATGCAAAGAAGAAAATACCTTTCGGCAAACGATCTGCGATGAACGCGCCAGAAAATACTCTTTCTTCCCGGAAAAATTTTGCGCCTAAGGCACGTCGCGTTTGAAGGAATCCATGCGACGCGCCTTAGGCATCCTTTTTGTGCATGTCGTTATCCCAAAACCGCTGCGCACTTTTGGGCGACATGCATCATTTCTGGCGCACGCCAAAGCTCTGGAAGCCCTGGCGCATCAGGGGCTTCTTTGATGACAGCACCCCCGAATTGACACCGGTCCAGCCGATCTCGCCGGACAGCTTGCCGTACTCGATCTTGGGGCAACGGTTCATCACCACCTTGATGCCGGCGGCTTCGGCGCGGGCGGCCGCCTCGTCATGGCGCACGCCAAGCTGCATCCAGACGACCTTCGGTAATGGATCGAGCTTTAGCACCTCATCGACAATGCCGGGCACCGCGGTTGCGGCGCGAAAAATGTCGACCATGTCGATCGGTCCCGGAAGGTCGGCCAGCCGGGCATAGGTCATCCGGCCAAGGATCTCCTTGCCTGCTTGGCCGGGATTGATCGGAAATACCGTAAACCCCTTGGCCAGCAGGT
It encodes:
- a CDS encoding transporter substrate-binding domain-containing protein; the protein is MTAMKFAFLEEPPFCFTDGSSEVSGCDVELAQRVSGMLGLRDFTAIGTEFAELLPGLVNGRWTMTTGLFVSDERRQIVDFTRPIWSLQDGLLVMQGNPCGFDGYQSIAKNPTALIGVITDQVQHLTALRNGVSPNQIRPFATQADAARAVADGVVHAYASVAMAHRGYLARRPEMPLGLVEIAAAEKQPSAGAFAIAKENAGLLQRIDDCLDELLGGDWHRRMMARYEFSDSDIDRVV
- a CDS encoding O-acetylhomoserine aminocarboxypropyltransferase, with the protein product MTRTPGFNTLAVHAGAKPDPATGARATPIYQTTSFVFDDADHAASLFGLKAFGNIYTRIMNPTQAVLEERVAALEGGTAALAVASGHAAQVIVFHNLMQPGDNFVAANKLYGGSINQFGHAFKNYGWEVRWADTNDISTFESQIDNRTKAIFIESLANPGGTFVDIEKIGDIARKHGLPLIVDNTLASPYLIRPIEHGADVVVHSLTKFIGGHGNSIGGVIVDGGTFDWSKSGKYPMLSEPRPEYGGLVLHETFGNFAFAIAARVLGLRDLGPAISPFNAFLILTGLETLPLRMQRHCDNAVTVAGWLSNHPKVAWVNYPGLPSDKNNALQKKYSPLGAGAVFTFGLKGGYEAGVKFVEALELFSHLANVGDTKSLVIHPASTTHRQLSDEQKVKAGAGPDTVRLSIGIEDVTDIVADLEQALAKV
- a CDS encoding cupin domain-containing protein; translated protein: MSAHYLTISIDGVEPESGAPAPDRLISGDPKFRTWNVEERDDGLYAGIWESTRGKWRIVYNEWEFCHILSGVSVIAEDGGEARTVKSGDSFVLRPGFKGSWEVLETTRKEYVIKL
- a CDS encoding CoA-binding protein codes for the protein MNHDSYDNTYIGGILNSVKTIAMVGASANDVRPSYFVLKYLLAKGFTVFPINPGQAGKEILGRMTYARLADLPGPIDMVDIFRAATAVPGIVDEVLKLDPLPKVVWMQLGVRHDEAAARAEAAGIKVVMNRCPKIEYGKLSGEIGWTGVNSGVLSSKKPLMRQGFQSFGVRQK